Genomic segment of Erythrobacter sp. BLCC-B19:
TTGCCAACGGCACTGCGCTGGTCGGCAGCTATCAGGGGCAGGCGGTGATGGTGCAGCTCGATCATGCGAGCCACGCGATCCTGCCCGAACAGCCCGTCGCGGTTTCAGCGCTGGTGAAAGCATGGCTCGCCGGAATGCGTGACGGGAAGGGGCTGCAACGCATCGCCGATGAAAGGGTCGTCCAACCATGATTGCGCAAATACTGGCCGTGCTGCTCGCGGTGACGGCGCCTCCCGCTCCGCCGCCCGTGCCGGGAGGCGGCACCTCGCCGCGGGTCTGCGATGGCGCTCTGCCTGATCCCGACAATCCTGAACGACCGGTTCCGGTGCGCGTCAGGCTGCCTTCGGGCCCTGGGCCTCACCCCGTCATCCTGTTCAGTCACGGCCTCGGCGGATCGGTCGAGGCCGGCACGCGCTGGGCGACGGCATGGAGCGAGGCGGGCTTTGCCGTGATCCATCTCCAGCACCCCGGTTCCGATGTATCGCTCTGGCGCGGGCTCAGGGGACAGGAGGCGCTCGCCGCCCTGCGCAAAGGCATGGACGCCAAGCAGTTCATCGCCCGGGTCGAGGATGTGAAGCTTGTGCTCGATGCGGTCGCCACCCCGGTTGCGATCGGCGAATGCCCCCTGTCACAGCTCGACAGTGCCAGAATCGGGATCGCGGGCCATAGCTTCGGGGCACAGACGGTGCAGGCCTTGGCCGGTCAGCAATTCCGAACGCCGAGCGGATTGATCAGTGTGGGCGATCCCCGGATCCGGGCCGCGATCGCCTTCAGCCCCGCGCCCGCCCGGGCCGAGCCGGACGAGAGCGCCTTCGGCAAGATCACGATGCCGTTTCTGTCGGTGACGGGGACGAGGGACGAGGTTCCCGGCATTTCCGATGTCAGCCCGAAGGATCGCACCCGCCCCTTTCATGCGATGCCCGCCGGACAGAAATACCTGCTGGTGCTCGACGGAGCCGACCACATGGTCTTCAGCGGCGGCGAGCAACGCCGTCCCGCGACCTCCAACGACACGCGGATCGAGCGTGTCGTCACCGAGGTCAGCGTCGCGTTCTGGAAGGCAATGCTGGATCCAACGCCGACCCCGAACATCCTCGACCACCCGGCTGCGCTTGGGTCGAAAGATCGGTGGATGGCGAAATAGGAGTCGGCGTGGGGACCCTTGTGTTCAAGTGAGGCCGAGCGAAGCCTCGCGGCTGTTTGCGGCAGGAGAGCTGCCGCCAAGGTCATACGCGCGGATCTCCGCAAAGTCCCAAGACCGTCCGGCCGCTGTCGCCTCAAGCTGCGTTGTTCACTGGAACCGTGGCTAACCTCCGGATTTTCTCGAAGCTGGCGTTCAGTTTTCGGGATCGCGCGATGGCCGCTGTGATGACCGCGAGGTTGCCATCAGACCCGTCGCCACGATGCTCGCCATTTCGGCAGCGATCCCTTCGGGGCTGAGGTCATCGCGCTGGCTTCGCCATGTCTGAAGCCAGAAGAACGCGCCCGCCGTCAGCTCGACAATCGCGGCATCAGTCGGGCGCATCAGTGGCTCGCGCAGGGCGCGCGCGTGCATCCTGCGCATCCGCTTGGCGCTTTGCGACGCGCGTTCGAGGATCGAGACCGGCAGTGCGTGCAGGCCCGGATGCAGCGCGACAGGCGGGGCATCGGTCGCGTGGGCAAGGCAGTTGGAATAGAACACGCAAAGCATCCGCTCGCGGTCCGAAACGGGCTCGGCGTCGGCAAGGTCGACAAATCCGTGTTGCAGATCGAAGGCGCGTTCATGCGCGGCGACAAGCAGCGCCTGCTTGTCGGCAAAGTGGTGATAGATCGCACCCTTGGTCAGCCCGATATGCGCAGCGATCTGATCGAGCGAGACGGATTCCGGGCCATAACGATTGAACAGCAGCGAAGCGGTCTCGAGCAGACCCGGCGCTGCACCCGAGCGGCCTTGCCCGGCGGTCGTTCCCACCAATGCCGCGACACGTTGGGGCAGGCCATCCGGGCAGCGGAACGCCGCGCCGCCGGGCATGGTAATGCCGCGGAGCACGATATCCGAAATGGTCTCGGCCGCCTTCCGGTAGATCTCCGGCGGAACCTCCTGCGCGGGCATGATCCACTTGTTCCAGAGGATTGCCCAGTACACCATGCCCAGGATCATCTGCGCGCACAGATCGGCGTCGCAGCGATGGAAATCGCCCGATGCGATCCCGCCCTCGACCAGACGGGCGAGCGCAGCGGCATTGGCTGCGACCTGCGCCTCGATCCGCACGCGATCGGAATCGGCGAGCATGGCGGCATCGCTGATGACCGCGAAGGGCTGACCATCGGCATGACGGCCCAGCAATGTGTCGACGATCTGCACGATCCCTTCAGCGGGATCGCGATCCTGGGACTCGGCGATGGCGGCAGCGACCAGATCGCAGGTCTGCTGATAGCATAGCGCGACCAGATCGCGGCGATCGCGAACATAGTAGTAGAGCGCATTGCGGCTGCACCCCAGTTCCTCCGCGATCAAGCCCAGACGAACGCCGCCGGGGCCGAGCTCGTTCATCATCCGCGCCCCGATCCCGAGGATCCGGTCAAGCCGCGTCGCCCGCTTGCGCGCGGCTTGCGGGCCGCGTTCGTTGCGCAACTTGGAAGGGGCGAGCGTGGCCATTGCGCGAGGCTTGGCGCGGATTACCGACATACTCAAGTGTCGAAAACACTTGCATCGCGCGTGCAGCTGTGTTCTCTGCGCGACATACCCAAGTGTAAAAATAGGGGAGAGGGCGATGAAGAACACGAACACGAGCGCGATGCTGCGCCTTGTGACAGCGGGGATGCTGGCTTCGACGGCAAGTCTGGCGACCGCGCAGGATGCTCCGGCAGCCGATGGTGCGGCGACGGAAGAGGGCAACACCATCATCGTCACCGCGCAGAAGCGCGCCCAGGCCGCGAGCGATGTCGGTATCGCGCTCAGCGTGGTCGACGCGCAGACTATCCGCGACCGGCGGCTCGAAGCGGCAACCGACCTCGTTGCCTTTACCCCCAACGTCTCGGTCAAGGAGCAAGTCCCGGGCCTTATCCCGATCGTCACCATTCGCGGCATCGGCCTCAACGATTTCAGCGCGACCAATAACCCCGCGACCGGGGTCTATATCGACGAAGTCTCGCTCAGTTCGCTCGCACTGCTGGGGGCGGAACTCTACGATCTGGAGCGCATGGAGGTGCTCAAGGGGCCGCAAGGCACGCTTTACGGGCGCAACTCCACCGCAGGCGCGCTCAACATCATTTCCGCTCGCCCCAACCTGTCGCGCACCAGCGCACGGGTGAGCGCGGGGATCGGCAATTTCGAAACCAAGCAGGTCGAGGCAATGGCCAACCTGCCCCTGTCCGAAACGCTCGCCCTGCGCCTGTCGGGCAAGACCACCTTTCAGGACGAGGGCTTCTTCACCGATCGCAGTCTTGGGCGCGATGTCGGGCGGCGCGAGGTATGGCTGGGCCGCGCGCAGCTTTTGTGGGAGCCCGCCGACACGGTCGAGGTGCTGCTCAAGGCCGAGGTGCAGCACGGCCGTTCGGAGCTCGGCTCGCCTGAATTCTTCGGCCTGTTGCCGACCGCGACCGAGACCGCCTGCCCCGGCCGTCCGACCTGCACCAACTTCTTTGGCTACCGTGACACCGACGGCGACCCCTTCAAGGGCGACTGGTCGGTCGATCCCGCCTACAATTTCGACCAGACCATGCTGACCGCGCGGATCGGCATCGATCTTGGCTTTGCCGAGCTTACCTCGATCACCGGCTATATCGACTTCGACCGGCTCTATTCCGCCGATGTCGATGCCTCGCCGCTGCGCCTGACCGATTTCGCCAACACCGACGCGGTCCAGCAGTTCTCGCAGGAAGTGCGCCTGTCGGGCGAAAACGACCTCGTGGTGTGGCAGGCCGGCGTGTTCTATGCCCGCGACGAGGTGCTGACGACCTATGATGGATCGCTGCAGGACCTGTTCAACACCACCACCTTCACCTTCGCCAATCAGGAAGCGGAGACCTTCGCGGTGTTCGGCAATGCCGAGTGGAAGCTGACACCCACTCTCAGCGTGATCACGGGTCTGCGCTACACCGACGAGACCCGCGCCAACGTGGGCTTCACCCGCGATCTGGTCTCGCGGCCCGGCGGCAGCCTGCTCACCGGCGCGCCTTTCGGCACCGCGCCGATCACGCTGGCGAGCGTGGACGACGAGATCGGCATCGGGCGCGTGTCATGGAAGCTCGGCATCAACTGGAAGCCCGCTGCCGGCACGCTGGTCTATGCCAGCGTTTCCGAAAGCGAGAAGAGCGGCGGGTTCTTCACCGGCGTTGCGACCAGCGATGCGCAGCTGAT
This window contains:
- a CDS encoding alpha/beta hydrolase family protein codes for the protein MIAQILAVLLAVTAPPAPPPVPGGGTSPRVCDGALPDPDNPERPVPVRVRLPSGPGPHPVILFSHGLGGSVEAGTRWATAWSEAGFAVIHLQHPGSDVSLWRGLRGQEALAALRKGMDAKQFIARVEDVKLVLDAVATPVAIGECPLSQLDSARIGIAGHSFGAQTVQALAGQQFRTPSGLISVGDPRIRAAIAFSPAPARAEPDESAFGKITMPFLSVTGTRDEVPGISDVSPKDRTRPFHAMPAGQKYLLVLDGADHMVFSGGEQRRPATSNDTRIERVVTEVSVAFWKAMLDPTPTPNILDHPAALGSKDRWMAK
- a CDS encoding TetR/AcrR family transcriptional regulator: MATLAPSKLRNERGPQAARKRATRLDRILGIGARMMNELGPGGVRLGLIAEELGCSRNALYYYVRDRRDLVALCYQQTCDLVAAAIAESQDRDPAEGIVQIVDTLLGRHADGQPFAVISDAAMLADSDRVRIEAQVAANAAALARLVEGGIASGDFHRCDADLCAQMILGMVYWAILWNKWIMPAQEVPPEIYRKAAETISDIVLRGITMPGGAAFRCPDGLPQRVAALVGTTAGQGRSGAAPGLLETASLLFNRYGPESVSLDQIAAHIGLTKGAIYHHFADKQALLVAAHERAFDLQHGFVDLADAEPVSDRERMLCVFYSNCLAHATDAPPVALHPGLHALPVSILERASQSAKRMRRMHARALREPLMRPTDAAIVELTAGAFFWLQTWRSQRDDLSPEGIAAEMASIVATGLMATSRSSQRPSRDPEN
- a CDS encoding TonB-dependent receptor — its product is MKNTNTSAMLRLVTAGMLASTASLATAQDAPAADGAATEEGNTIIVTAQKRAQAASDVGIALSVVDAQTIRDRRLEAATDLVAFTPNVSVKEQVPGLIPIVTIRGIGLNDFSATNNPATGVYIDEVSLSSLALLGAELYDLERMEVLKGPQGTLYGRNSTAGALNIISARPNLSRTSARVSAGIGNFETKQVEAMANLPLSETLALRLSGKTTFQDEGFFTDRSLGRDVGRREVWLGRAQLLWEPADTVEVLLKAEVQHGRSELGSPEFFGLLPTATETACPGRPTCTNFFGYRDTDGDPFKGDWSVDPAYNFDQTMLTARIGIDLGFAELTSITGYIDFDRLYSADVDASPLRLTDFANTDAVQQFSQEVRLSGENDLVVWQAGVFYARDEVLTTYDGSLQDLFNTTTFTFANQEAETFAVFGNAEWKLTPTLSVITGLRYTDETRANVGFTRDLVSRPGGSLLTGAPFGTAPITLASVDDEIGIGRVSWKLGINWKPAAGTLVYASVSESEKSGGFFTGVATSDAQLIPYDPESLRAYEIGAKGRFGDTGLGYDLAAFYYDYSDVQTFIQDTIGAIPVQRLGNVEEAEVYGADIALTYNPPAAEGLSLSAGFGLLSTEFGQFVSGSGVVPKGNRLPDAPRFSMNLAAGYEGEVSERIGFRLGTSARYQSDAFTSALNDPLLFSDSYWVVDANAALFDKGNWQVAAWVRNLADARYVTQGLNQLVFGNGFRVYGAPRTFGLTLTKEFN